The following coding sequences are from one Lolium rigidum isolate FL_2022 chromosome 6, APGP_CSIRO_Lrig_0.1, whole genome shotgun sequence window:
- the LOC124664013 gene encoding uncharacterized protein LOC124664013 → MSYSLMLSGNGKVDACVGEASGISEEEVCVGDDDACKGEASVVLSGKSRYAVKRRGTAEYPCVKRLRERRLLSFLQDQGFHGAFQALVDKTPVIFRVRHIRLLVEQGRWADALSYLNAYLPPLVKNHTRSRRAQLFHNFLWMHYRFANAVAGNRENQEYLERRYGKNSRSSTLAELRFRRIAYTILASEPHQLVATYDWNQVRQHASFLVDYLANTTPELRRSMPLPSRYMMPQHVLPIGSGRLHWRGHRLVKKQGPKKPDTEAILVALKSLYRDPRAESNNDALEMLVDLLDQTFQAGLRRGCNLSYASQPSVKEGGPDAPDVESMLGSPTDNPEGHATSSVLFFCFSIFPDPFFWSFGSTFSKPRNLISDRRRWSRCSGCAVYPRQLQR, encoded by the exons ATGAGTTACTCCCTCATGTTGTCCGGCAACGGCAAGGTGGACGCCTGCGTAGGTGAGGCCTCCGGCATTAGCGAGGAGGAAGTCTGCGTGGGTGATGACGACGCCTGCAAGGGCGAGGCCTCCGTCGTGCTCTCCGGCAAGAGCAGGTACGCCGTCAAGCGCAGAGGTACGGCGGAGTATCCCTGCGTGAAGCGGCTCCGCGAGCGgcgcctcctctccttcctgCAGGACCAAGGCTTCCACGGCGCCTTCCAAGC GCTGGTCGACAAGACTCCGGTGATCTTCCGAGTGCGGCACATACGGCTGCTGGTCGAGCAAGGCCGCTGGGCGGACGCCCTCAGCTACCTCAACGCCTACCTGCCGCCGCTCGTCAAGAATCACACGAGGAGCCGCCGCGCCCAGCTCTTCCATAACTTCCTATGGATGCACTACCGCTTCGCCAACGCCGTCGCCGGCAACAGGGAAAACCAGGAGTACCTGGAAAGGCGTTACGGAAAGAACTCAAGGAGCTCCACCCTCGCCGAGCTCAGGTTCCGTCGTATCGCCTACACCATACTTGCCTCAGAGCCCCACCAGCTCGTGGCCACCTACGACTGGAACCAAGTGAGGCAGCACGCCTCGTTTCTAGTCGACTATCTGGCCAACACTACGCCAGAGCTCAGACGCTCCATGCCATTGCCGTCTCGCTACATGATGCCACAGCATGTACTTCCAATTGGATCCGGCCG TTTGCACTGGAGGGGGCATCGCCTAGTGAAGAAACAAGGTCCCAAGAAGCCAGACACAGAAGCTATCCTAGTGGCCTTGAAGAG CCTCTACAGGGATCCAAGAGCCG AGTCAAACAATGACGCGCTGGAAATGTTGGTGGATTTACTTG ATCAAACTTTTCAGGCTGGTCTACGTAGAGGCTGCAATCTAAGCTATGCATCTCAGCCAAGTGTAAAGGAAG GTGGTCCTGATGCTCCGGATGTGGAGTCTATGCTCGGCAGCCCCACAGATAATCCTGAAGGCCATGCCACATCATCAGTGCTTTTTTTCTG TTTCTCCATTTTTCCAGATCCGTTCTTCTGGTCCTTTGGAAGTACGTTCTCAAAACCCAGGAATCTCATCAGTGACAGACGCAG